A portion of the Parambassis ranga chromosome 22, fParRan2.1, whole genome shotgun sequence genome contains these proteins:
- the srrm1 gene encoding serine/arginine repetitive matrix protein 1 isoform X2, which translates to MDAGFFRGTSAEQDNRFSNKQKKLLKQLKFAECLDKKVDMTKVNLEVIKPWITQRVTEILGFEDDVVIEFIFNQLEEKHPDSKMMQINLTGFLNGKNAREFMKDLWPLLLSAQENIAGIPSAFLEQKKEEIKQRQIEQEKLASLKKVDEDKKEKDKDIRERAQSKSPRRRKTRSPSPRRRSPAKRERKRSPSRSPRRKTSPIGSSSPPPPLMQLPTKPLEQLLEPDTSGRSMPEPVIQEASSTCDTVVEVVKADSVAEVKEHSPEKTQKKEERPRSRERDKDTRRERPHHRSRSHSRSRRRRSRSRSFSPRRRQSPRRRMSPRRRSPPRRGAPSSRHRHRRSPVRRRRSRSASSSGSSSSRSRSPKKAMKRISSTPPRKQFHHPDASISPAGKDRRSPSPRARRGRGSVSPPRSSGFKRKLGGRGDSPSDNAKPRPSEGSDSEEDKNDKGATADSVQQRRQYRRQNRQSSSDSGSSSSEDEGHKRPAAGPGARNGEVRRRRSRTPSPRRRHRDMSPRKRRSPSPGRRRRSPSPPRRRRSPSPPRRRSPSPPPRRRSTSPRRYSPPIQRRYSPSPLPPQKRKLSSSPMKRSSPGTKRRPSRSPKRRSSPPPRRRSPPSSSPPRHRRSPVFSSARPSRDTRSPVEAVRRLSPSPANRGHAVRRSASPQGRFETSGTSPPNQRRQQSPSHSNKPIRRVSRTPESRKNQRSSLSPQPMRRVSSRSRSISPQPAAQKRPALASASPSPSRSASGSPPPVKKNSDVDTSGKKKKKKKEKKHKKDKKHKKHKKHKKEKSANNATGDGQEHQGVEEDGDSRKESDSEVEDSLDDLEKHLREKALRSMRKAQLSPSQMS; encoded by the exons ATGGACGCGGGATTCTTCCGC gGTACAAGTGCGGAGCAAGACAACCGTTTCAGCAACAAGCAGAAGAAACTTCTGAAGCAGCTGAAGTTTGCAGAATGTTTGGACAAGAAG GTGGACATGACCAAAGTGAATCTAGAAGTTATCAAACCTTGGATTACCCAGCGAGTGACTGAGATTCTGGGATTTGAGGATGATGTCGTCATAGAGTTCATATTCAACCAGCTTGAGGAGAAG catcCGGATAGCAAAATGATGCAGATCAACCTGACAGGTTTCCTGAATGGGAAGAATGCCCGGGAGTTCATGAAGGATCTGTGGCCCCTGCTGCTCAGTGCTCAGGAGAACATTGCTGGCATTCCCTCTGCTTTTCTagaacaaaagaaagaagagataAAGCAGCGCCAG ATTGAACAAGAGAAGCTTGCTTCTCTGAAAAAGGTGGACGAGGACAAGAAGGAAAAGGACAAGGATATTAGAGAGAGGGCTCAGTCAAAGAGTCCAAGACG aaggAAGACCAGATCCCCTTCACCACGACGAAGGTCACCAgcaaagagggaaagaaaacgCAGCCCGTCACGATCTCCGAGACGCAAGACCAGTCCAATTGGTAGCAGTTCACCCCCTCCGCCACTAATGCAGCTGCCTACAAAACCTTTGGAGCAGCTTCTGGAACCAGATACATCTGGAAGATCCATGCCAGAACCAGTCATCCAAGAAGCTTCTTCAACCTG TGATACAGTTGTGGAGGTGGTAAAAGCTGACTCGGTGGCTGAAGTAAAAGAACACTCCCCAGAGAAAACtcaaaagaaagaggaaagacCAAGATCTCGTGAAAGGGACAAGGACACTAGGCGGGAAAGACCTCACCACCGCTCCCGTTCTCATTCTCGGTCTCGCAGGCGACGCTCTCGGTCTAG ATCGTTCTCACCTCGTAGAAGACAAAGTCCCAGAAGGAGAATGTCTCCCCGTCGAAGGAGTCCACCCAGGCGCGGCGCCCCGAGCTCCAGACACCGACACAGGCGTTCTCCTGTCCGCAG GAGGCGCTCTCGCTCCGCTTCATCCTCTGGCAGCAGCTCATCACGCTCCCGCTCACCTAAAAAAGCAATGAAAAGAATATCAAGCACGCCACCTCGAAAACAGTTCCATCATCCTGACGCCTCCATTAGCCCTGCAGGGAAGGACAGACGATCACCATCTCCCCGAGCCAGAAGGGGACGTGGCTCGGTTTCTCCACCCAGGTCATCAG gtttCAAACGAAAACTAGGAGGAAGGGGTGATTCTCCATCTGATAATGCTAAGCCCAGGCCTTCTGAAGGGTCTGACTCCG AGGAGGATAAAAATGACAAAGGAGCAACAGCAGATTCGGTCCAGCAGAGACGTCAGTATCGCAGGCAGAATCGGCAGTCATCTTCAg ATTCAggatcttcctcctcagaagATGAGGGACACAAGCGACCTGCAGCAGGGCCAGGGGCCAGAAATGGTGAAGTGAGGAGGAGGCGTAGCCGCACACCATCCCCTCGGCGGCGACACAGGGATATGTCTCCAAG GAAAAGACGTTCCCCATCCCCAGGACGCAGGCGTCGCTCCCCTTCACCACCACGGCGACGCAGATCCCCCTCTCCTCCTAGACGCAG GTCCCCTTCCCCACCACCTCGTCGTAGATCAACATCCCCCAGACGGTATTCTCCCCCCATCCAGCGTCGCTACAGCCCTTCACCTTTGCCTCCACAGAAGAGGAAGTTGTCCAGTTCACCAATGAAGCGCTCTTCTCCTGGCACCAAGCGACGCCCCTCCAGGTCCCCTAAACGCAGAAGCTCTCCCCCTCCAAGGAGACGCTCACCTCCGTCCTCATCTCCACCCAGACACAGGAGGAGCCCGGTATTTTCTTCTGCCAGGCCAAGCAGAGATACAAGATCCCCTGTTGAGGCTGTCAGACGTCTCTCTCCATCCCCTGCAAACCGTGGTCATGCTGTTAGACGTTCCGCCAGTCCACAGGGGCGTTTCGAAACCTCTGGTACATCTCCTCCTAACCAGCGGAGACAGCAGTCCCCATCACACAGTAATAAACCTATCCGCAGAGTGTCCCGCACCCCAGAGTCACGCAAGAACCAGAG ATCCTCTCTGAGCCCCCAGCCTATGAGGAGAGTGTCCTCCAGATCTAGATCCATTTCACCTCAACCAGCAGCTCAGAAGCGTCCAGCCCTTGCTTCTGCCTCCCCCTCACCATCTCGATCTGCCAGTGGGTCTCCGCCACCAGTAAAAAAG AATTCAGATGTTGACACCagtggaaagaaaaagaagaagaagaaggaaaagaaacacaagaaagaCAAGAAACATAAAAAGCACAAGAAGCACAAGAAGGAGAAGAGCGCTAATAATGCGACAGGAGATGGACAAGAGCATCAGGGTGTGGAGGAGGATGGTGATTCGAGAAAG GAATCAGACAGTGAAGTTGAAGACAGCTTGGATGATCTGGAAAAGCACCTTAGAGAGAAGGCCCTGCGCTCCATGAGGAAGGCCCAGCTGTCTCCATCACAGATGTCCTAA
- the srrm1 gene encoding serine/arginine repetitive matrix protein 1 isoform X1, translated as MDAGFFRGTSAEQDNRFSNKQKKLLKQLKFAECLDKKVDMTKVNLEVIKPWITQRVTEILGFEDDVVIEFIFNQLEEKHPDSKMMQINLTGFLNGKNAREFMKDLWPLLLSAQENIAGIPSAFLEQKKEEIKQRQIEQEKLASLKKVDEDKKEKDKDIRERAQSKSPRRRKTRSPSPRRRSPAKRERKRSPSRSPRRKTSPIGSSSPPPPLMQLPTKPLEQLLEPDTSGRSMPEPVIQEASSTCDTVVEVVKADSVAEVKEHSPEKTQKKEERPRSRERDKDTRRERPHHRSRSHSRSRRRRSRSRSFSPRRRQSPRRRMSPRRRSPPRRGAPSSRHRHRRSPVRRRRSRSASSSGSSSSRSRSPKKAMKRISSTPPRKQFHHPDASISPAGKDRRSPSPRARRGRGSVSPPRSSGFKRKLGGRGDSPSDNAKPRPSEGSDSEEDKNDKGATADSVQQRRQYRRQNRQSSSDSGSSSSEDEGHKRPAAGPGARNGEVRRRRSRTPSPRRRHRDMSPRKRRSPSPGRRRRSPSPPRRRRSPSPPRRRSPSPPPRRRSTSPRRYSPPIQRRYSPSPLPPQKRKLSSSPMKRSSPGTKRRPSRSPKRRSSPPPRRRSPPSSSPPRHRRSPVFSSARPSRDTRSPVEAVRRLSPSPANRGHAVRRSASPQGRFETSGTSPPNQRRQQSPSHSNKPIRRVSRTPESRKNQRSSLSPQPMRRVSSRSRSISPQPAAQKRPALASASPSPSRSASGSPPPVKKASSGSGSQSPSKNSDVDTSGKKKKKKKEKKHKKDKKHKKHKKHKKEKSANNATGDGQEHQGVEEDGDSRKESDSEVEDSLDDLEKHLREKALRSMRKAQLSPSQMS; from the exons ATGGACGCGGGATTCTTCCGC gGTACAAGTGCGGAGCAAGACAACCGTTTCAGCAACAAGCAGAAGAAACTTCTGAAGCAGCTGAAGTTTGCAGAATGTTTGGACAAGAAG GTGGACATGACCAAAGTGAATCTAGAAGTTATCAAACCTTGGATTACCCAGCGAGTGACTGAGATTCTGGGATTTGAGGATGATGTCGTCATAGAGTTCATATTCAACCAGCTTGAGGAGAAG catcCGGATAGCAAAATGATGCAGATCAACCTGACAGGTTTCCTGAATGGGAAGAATGCCCGGGAGTTCATGAAGGATCTGTGGCCCCTGCTGCTCAGTGCTCAGGAGAACATTGCTGGCATTCCCTCTGCTTTTCTagaacaaaagaaagaagagataAAGCAGCGCCAG ATTGAACAAGAGAAGCTTGCTTCTCTGAAAAAGGTGGACGAGGACAAGAAGGAAAAGGACAAGGATATTAGAGAGAGGGCTCAGTCAAAGAGTCCAAGACG aaggAAGACCAGATCCCCTTCACCACGACGAAGGTCACCAgcaaagagggaaagaaaacgCAGCCCGTCACGATCTCCGAGACGCAAGACCAGTCCAATTGGTAGCAGTTCACCCCCTCCGCCACTAATGCAGCTGCCTACAAAACCTTTGGAGCAGCTTCTGGAACCAGATACATCTGGAAGATCCATGCCAGAACCAGTCATCCAAGAAGCTTCTTCAACCTG TGATACAGTTGTGGAGGTGGTAAAAGCTGACTCGGTGGCTGAAGTAAAAGAACACTCCCCAGAGAAAACtcaaaagaaagaggaaagacCAAGATCTCGTGAAAGGGACAAGGACACTAGGCGGGAAAGACCTCACCACCGCTCCCGTTCTCATTCTCGGTCTCGCAGGCGACGCTCTCGGTCTAG ATCGTTCTCACCTCGTAGAAGACAAAGTCCCAGAAGGAGAATGTCTCCCCGTCGAAGGAGTCCACCCAGGCGCGGCGCCCCGAGCTCCAGACACCGACACAGGCGTTCTCCTGTCCGCAG GAGGCGCTCTCGCTCCGCTTCATCCTCTGGCAGCAGCTCATCACGCTCCCGCTCACCTAAAAAAGCAATGAAAAGAATATCAAGCACGCCACCTCGAAAACAGTTCCATCATCCTGACGCCTCCATTAGCCCTGCAGGGAAGGACAGACGATCACCATCTCCCCGAGCCAGAAGGGGACGTGGCTCGGTTTCTCCACCCAGGTCATCAG gtttCAAACGAAAACTAGGAGGAAGGGGTGATTCTCCATCTGATAATGCTAAGCCCAGGCCTTCTGAAGGGTCTGACTCCG AGGAGGATAAAAATGACAAAGGAGCAACAGCAGATTCGGTCCAGCAGAGACGTCAGTATCGCAGGCAGAATCGGCAGTCATCTTCAg ATTCAggatcttcctcctcagaagATGAGGGACACAAGCGACCTGCAGCAGGGCCAGGGGCCAGAAATGGTGAAGTGAGGAGGAGGCGTAGCCGCACACCATCCCCTCGGCGGCGACACAGGGATATGTCTCCAAG GAAAAGACGTTCCCCATCCCCAGGACGCAGGCGTCGCTCCCCTTCACCACCACGGCGACGCAGATCCCCCTCTCCTCCTAGACGCAG GTCCCCTTCCCCACCACCTCGTCGTAGATCAACATCCCCCAGACGGTATTCTCCCCCCATCCAGCGTCGCTACAGCCCTTCACCTTTGCCTCCACAGAAGAGGAAGTTGTCCAGTTCACCAATGAAGCGCTCTTCTCCTGGCACCAAGCGACGCCCCTCCAGGTCCCCTAAACGCAGAAGCTCTCCCCCTCCAAGGAGACGCTCACCTCCGTCCTCATCTCCACCCAGACACAGGAGGAGCCCGGTATTTTCTTCTGCCAGGCCAAGCAGAGATACAAGATCCCCTGTTGAGGCTGTCAGACGTCTCTCTCCATCCCCTGCAAACCGTGGTCATGCTGTTAGACGTTCCGCCAGTCCACAGGGGCGTTTCGAAACCTCTGGTACATCTCCTCCTAACCAGCGGAGACAGCAGTCCCCATCACACAGTAATAAACCTATCCGCAGAGTGTCCCGCACCCCAGAGTCACGCAAGAACCAGAG ATCCTCTCTGAGCCCCCAGCCTATGAGGAGAGTGTCCTCCAGATCTAGATCCATTTCACCTCAACCAGCAGCTCAGAAGCGTCCAGCCCTTGCTTCTGCCTCCCCCTCACCATCTCGATCTGCCAGTGGGTCTCCGCCACCAGTAAAAAAGGCCAGTAGTGGTTCAGGCAGTCAGTCTCCAAGCAAG AATTCAGATGTTGACACCagtggaaagaaaaagaagaagaagaaggaaaagaaacacaagaaagaCAAGAAACATAAAAAGCACAAGAAGCACAAGAAGGAGAAGAGCGCTAATAATGCGACAGGAGATGGACAAGAGCATCAGGGTGTGGAGGAGGATGGTGATTCGAGAAAG GAATCAGACAGTGAAGTTGAAGACAGCTTGGATGATCTGGAAAAGCACCTTAGAGAGAAGGCCCTGCGCTCCATGAGGAAGGCCCAGCTGTCTCCATCACAGATGTCCTAA
- the srrm1 gene encoding serine/arginine repetitive matrix protein 1 isoform X3, with product MMQINLTGFLNGKNAREFMKDLWPLLLSAQENIAGIPSAFLEQKKEEIKQRQIEQEKLASLKKVDEDKKEKDKDIRERAQSKSPRRRKTRSPSPRRRSPAKRERKRSPSRSPRRKTSPIGSSSPPPPLMQLPTKPLEQLLEPDTSGRSMPEPVIQEASSTCDTVVEVVKADSVAEVKEHSPEKTQKKEERPRSRERDKDTRRERPHHRSRSHSRSRRRRSRSRSFSPRRRQSPRRRMSPRRRSPPRRGAPSSRHRHRRSPVRRRRSRSASSSGSSSSRSRSPKKAMKRISSTPPRKQFHHPDASISPAGKDRRSPSPRARRGRGSVSPPRSSGFKRKLGGRGDSPSDNAKPRPSEGSDSEEDKNDKGATADSVQQRRQYRRQNRQSSSDSGSSSSEDEGHKRPAAGPGARNGEVRRRRSRTPSPRRRHRDMSPRKRRSPSPGRRRRSPSPPRRRRSPSPPRRRSPSPPPRRRSTSPRRYSPPIQRRYSPSPLPPQKRKLSSSPMKRSSPGTKRRPSRSPKRRSSPPPRRRSPPSSSPPRHRRSPVFSSARPSRDTRSPVEAVRRLSPSPANRGHAVRRSASPQGRFETSGTSPPNQRRQQSPSHSNKPIRRVSRTPESRKNQRSSLSPQPMRRVSSRSRSISPQPAAQKRPALASASPSPSRSASGSPPPVKKASSGSGSQSPSKNSDVDTSGKKKKKKKEKKHKKDKKHKKHKKHKKEKSANNATGDGQEHQGVEEDGDSRKESDSEVEDSLDDLEKHLREKALRSMRKAQLSPSQMS from the exons ATGATGCAGATCAACCTGACAGGTTTCCTGAATGGGAAGAATGCCCGGGAGTTCATGAAGGATCTGTGGCCCCTGCTGCTCAGTGCTCAGGAGAACATTGCTGGCATTCCCTCTGCTTTTCTagaacaaaagaaagaagagataAAGCAGCGCCAG ATTGAACAAGAGAAGCTTGCTTCTCTGAAAAAGGTGGACGAGGACAAGAAGGAAAAGGACAAGGATATTAGAGAGAGGGCTCAGTCAAAGAGTCCAAGACG aaggAAGACCAGATCCCCTTCACCACGACGAAGGTCACCAgcaaagagggaaagaaaacgCAGCCCGTCACGATCTCCGAGACGCAAGACCAGTCCAATTGGTAGCAGTTCACCCCCTCCGCCACTAATGCAGCTGCCTACAAAACCTTTGGAGCAGCTTCTGGAACCAGATACATCTGGAAGATCCATGCCAGAACCAGTCATCCAAGAAGCTTCTTCAACCTG TGATACAGTTGTGGAGGTGGTAAAAGCTGACTCGGTGGCTGAAGTAAAAGAACACTCCCCAGAGAAAACtcaaaagaaagaggaaagacCAAGATCTCGTGAAAGGGACAAGGACACTAGGCGGGAAAGACCTCACCACCGCTCCCGTTCTCATTCTCGGTCTCGCAGGCGACGCTCTCGGTCTAG ATCGTTCTCACCTCGTAGAAGACAAAGTCCCAGAAGGAGAATGTCTCCCCGTCGAAGGAGTCCACCCAGGCGCGGCGCCCCGAGCTCCAGACACCGACACAGGCGTTCTCCTGTCCGCAG GAGGCGCTCTCGCTCCGCTTCATCCTCTGGCAGCAGCTCATCACGCTCCCGCTCACCTAAAAAAGCAATGAAAAGAATATCAAGCACGCCACCTCGAAAACAGTTCCATCATCCTGACGCCTCCATTAGCCCTGCAGGGAAGGACAGACGATCACCATCTCCCCGAGCCAGAAGGGGACGTGGCTCGGTTTCTCCACCCAGGTCATCAG gtttCAAACGAAAACTAGGAGGAAGGGGTGATTCTCCATCTGATAATGCTAAGCCCAGGCCTTCTGAAGGGTCTGACTCCG AGGAGGATAAAAATGACAAAGGAGCAACAGCAGATTCGGTCCAGCAGAGACGTCAGTATCGCAGGCAGAATCGGCAGTCATCTTCAg ATTCAggatcttcctcctcagaagATGAGGGACACAAGCGACCTGCAGCAGGGCCAGGGGCCAGAAATGGTGAAGTGAGGAGGAGGCGTAGCCGCACACCATCCCCTCGGCGGCGACACAGGGATATGTCTCCAAG GAAAAGACGTTCCCCATCCCCAGGACGCAGGCGTCGCTCCCCTTCACCACCACGGCGACGCAGATCCCCCTCTCCTCCTAGACGCAG GTCCCCTTCCCCACCACCTCGTCGTAGATCAACATCCCCCAGACGGTATTCTCCCCCCATCCAGCGTCGCTACAGCCCTTCACCTTTGCCTCCACAGAAGAGGAAGTTGTCCAGTTCACCAATGAAGCGCTCTTCTCCTGGCACCAAGCGACGCCCCTCCAGGTCCCCTAAACGCAGAAGCTCTCCCCCTCCAAGGAGACGCTCACCTCCGTCCTCATCTCCACCCAGACACAGGAGGAGCCCGGTATTTTCTTCTGCCAGGCCAAGCAGAGATACAAGATCCCCTGTTGAGGCTGTCAGACGTCTCTCTCCATCCCCTGCAAACCGTGGTCATGCTGTTAGACGTTCCGCCAGTCCACAGGGGCGTTTCGAAACCTCTGGTACATCTCCTCCTAACCAGCGGAGACAGCAGTCCCCATCACACAGTAATAAACCTATCCGCAGAGTGTCCCGCACCCCAGAGTCACGCAAGAACCAGAG ATCCTCTCTGAGCCCCCAGCCTATGAGGAGAGTGTCCTCCAGATCTAGATCCATTTCACCTCAACCAGCAGCTCAGAAGCGTCCAGCCCTTGCTTCTGCCTCCCCCTCACCATCTCGATCTGCCAGTGGGTCTCCGCCACCAGTAAAAAAGGCCAGTAGTGGTTCAGGCAGTCAGTCTCCAAGCAAG AATTCAGATGTTGACACCagtggaaagaaaaagaagaagaagaaggaaaagaaacacaagaaagaCAAGAAACATAAAAAGCACAAGAAGCACAAGAAGGAGAAGAGCGCTAATAATGCGACAGGAGATGGACAAGAGCATCAGGGTGTGGAGGAGGATGGTGATTCGAGAAAG GAATCAGACAGTGAAGTTGAAGACAGCTTGGATGATCTGGAAAAGCACCTTAGAGAGAAGGCCCTGCGCTCCATGAGGAAGGCCCAGCTGTCTCCATCACAGATGTCCTAA
- the tdh2 gene encoding L-threonine dehydrogenase 2 — MQPAVRVCVPTAAVLGLFCRGCLSRSQNWPSPRFSSLSRQMSRWNSMETSSHPPSQENPRVLITGGLGQLGVGLAQMLRKQYGKENVILSDIKKPPPHVIASGPFVYADVLDYKHLRELIVNKRITWLVHYSALLSAVGEANVALARKINITGLHNVLDLALENCLRLFVPSTIGAFGPSSPRDPAPDLCVQRPRTIYGVSKVHGELMGEYLHHKYGLDFRCLRYPGVISVNTPPGGGTTDYAVQIFHDALSTGHHECYLRADTRLPMMHISDCHRATVEFMQAPECQLSLRTYNIAAMSFTPEEVAQEIRKHLPHLKVTYNPDSVRQTIADSWPVRFDDSNARRDWGWAPAFGLEELVSDMLRSIRDKRTNEGLPVS, encoded by the exons ATGCAACCAGCTGTGCGAGTCTGTGTGCCCACTGCGGCTGTACTGGGCCTGTTTTGTAGAGGCTGTCTCAGCAGGTCGCAGAACTGGCCCAGTCCTCGTTTCAGTTCTTTGTCCAGGCAGATGAGCAGGTGGAACAGCATGGAAACCAGCAGCCACCCACCTTCTCAGGAGAACCCCCGCGTCCTCATCACAG GCGGTCTTGGGCAATTAGGTGTGGGACTGGCACAGATGCTAAG AAAACAGTatggaaaagaaaatgtaatcCTGTCTGACATCAAGAAGCCCCCGCCTCATGTTATCGCCAGCG GCCCGTTTGTATACGCTGATGTGTTGGACTACAAGCACCTCAGAGAACTGATTGTAAATAAACGTATCACTTGGCTGGTCCACTACAGCGCTCTGCTCAGTGCTGTGGGTGAGGCTAATGTGGCTTTGGCACGGAAGATCAACATCACAG GCCTACATAATGTGCTGGACTTGGCCCTAGAGAACTGCCTGCGCCTCTTTGTCCCCAGCACTATTGGGGCTTTTGGCCCCTCTTCTCCACGTGACCCAGCCCCTGACCTATGTGTCCAAAGACCTCGAACCATCTATGGTGTGTCTAAAGTGCATGGTGAACTGATGGGGGAG tATCTCCATCATAAATATGGCTTGGACTTTCGCTGTCTACGTTACCCTGGTGTGATCTCAGTCAACACACCACCTGGTGGGGGAACAACAG ACTATGCTGTCCAAATCTTCCATGATGCTCTCAGCACAGGTCACCATGAGTGCTACCTGCGAGCTGACACACGTCTTCCCATGATGCACATCTCTGATTGCCACCGTGCCACAGTAGAGTTCATGCAGGCTCCAGAGTGCCAGCTGTCGCTGCGTACCTACAACATAGCTGCCATGAGCTTCACTCCAGAGGAGGTGGCCCAAGAAATCCGCAAGCATCTCCCTCACCTCAAGGTCACCTATAATCCTGACTCTGTCCGCCAGACCATCG CAGACAGCTGGCCTGTAAGATTTGATGACTCCAATGCTAGGAGAGACTGGGGCTGGGCACCAGCATTCGGGCTTGAGGAGCTGGTGTCAGACATGCTGCGTTCCATTCGAGACAAGAGGACCAACGAGGGCTTGCCGGTCAGCTAG